A region of Toxorhynchites rutilus septentrionalis strain SRP chromosome 1, ASM2978413v1, whole genome shotgun sequence DNA encodes the following proteins:
- the LOC129778110 gene encoding GIGYF family protein Gyf produces the protein MSDAINFGPAWLRKVSNFDSNAVNSIGGPPHSNNNHNTSNSSNSISNHQNSSNINNNNNNNNSSSSSLTGGGGGGGQAAAVNAISAAAATAAAAANTASTTRYALAEFRYGREEMLALFDVKVVKTPEQLVNFKNLYVEKVQCPLALTPCTDDDVIPEPDTRRIWQTRSISLGVPGRGARGGSVDRGRGRGRGMYLGYQRSTSFYDDESRSVGRGERPWMERNGTGGTLGGSGSGGGGGASSEIDWNNSATSPRKEFGVRPRTTNMESWRRSRPDDEPSATDWRSGGLNTSLSGSGVREKWSRSTSWREEDNGPSESTGLGRSGMHGMHSSASSERIIPGSGGYKPRLSALSGVGAGELNTSGGSVSALRRHWDTDDQLPEWATENPSDYGGSFDASGAFHDSDNDIDGRLDDDGGKDNHEDKKEGSSSSSSRKSASSKEGSATKEELQNHFTEKEDLLEDSLKDTRNENLQAAMDQKDEIESDKSKDDTTSGKGLSSSRESISSHPSSVDGPKSTNEMAAEIDTQKAAASGSNNKNINSNVTPSENHNSNEMHSNEEPKKSASSSSVDRMQEVADDMVAQLIMDDEYTGTSDTDPTPVPRSLDKSPVLGPQIPLNLLLSKETVAMQQLFGGSGTSGNRSMLLSDVNRSMLHGVSPQIPPMHPGTEIWYYRDPQGKVQGPFPASEMTEWYRAGYFDDSLSVRRACDEIYTTLGTLVALCGGAIPFLNSMTIAPFKSSTVNHKQQQPQPPQVPTSSFQQQKSASALQHLQQQPQSLDTDLSSAQFQYTKKLHLLRQHNLVMQKLTSTEGWPLLSQEQQNAIITQHMAQLQLTDNMLISPSLSTTTSSSNAPNPGSIFGGVVAPQESLVNLKQAQQQQQQQQQAQQSQAQQQQPPGQHPALEQLQKSNSLTNAFQKMQMPDFGQPQPGRPMLGNLNVDPTAGHDHLGQLIHNINFNHQPPVQNLPLGSNMLLKHNLIGNLTTQQQQQQQQSQQSQAPKPNIESDAIQSLLMQLSMHKQQQQQQQPPPQPVKTPVELMSPWLQTQTMPPQQNQQPGLRSLSTGWGDLPPTSASFGSLLQPQQTSQPQPQPQPHLGGHPLVNAASAAANEPQAPSVVSLFKHHQQTEKQNHEKMVSESQQQHLHQQQQQQQLQHQQQLQQQQQQQHHHQQQQHHHQQQQHHHHQQHQQQQQQQQQQQQQQQLQQLPQTNHQQNPLFERTTQKQQIDAIAQHQHQPPQQQQQPQQQQYVQKPPKEDRKEQEHSIQQQEVIQQQQHVASQQQQQQQQQPQHFQQSVKAEKPTVKPNNNNISKSVNNIEIDEQHATQQQQQQQTGKPTPQKGNKKQQQQQQINQQQQQQSKQQHDDDQGEFINMKKEIEEKKRQKELKKQQQEEIKRKQLEDKKKQEELEAQKKAKLLETQRREALKIQEQQRPVTKVAPWSASAAETVNSGPSLAEIQKAERERRVALARQEQSLREQQQQQEMIELQSQLDSKLKWNAQNLLPQNIKSLAEIQAEEAAAAERAREKNVSAITAAAIAASSSKSSKKEDLLGTAVWQSQGNVLTWNTAKLWGNSSEDQNNVSSGGFWEEPNPSNKNGRQKQNQQHQSHHLQQTQNQKQMLSKSKTMGSISTASSSNAVAAAKQQQQQQKNQQQQQQQGKNVAPGKGVGAGKSATGSAGAGGDRKERIQTASEQTNEFTSWCTRALTSLNSDVDIPTFVGFLQDIESPFEVKDYIRLYLGETKECSEFAKQFLERRSKYKNLMRQKNAHIDDMCKPAPAINPSSNDFQEIKGKGKKVKKNKMTKLDNRILGFSVTAAPDRLNVGDRDYGDNA, from the exons tagTAGCAGCTCAAGCTTGACCGGGGGTGGCGGTGGCGGTGGTCAAGCGGCGGCTGTCAACGCCatctcagcagcagcagcaacagcagcagcagccgcgaATACAGCCTCGACGACTCGTTATGCACTGGCCGAGTTCCGGTATGGGCGGGAGGAGATGTTGGCACTATTCGACGTGAAAGTGGTAAAAACGCCAGAGCAGTTggtgaattttaaaaacttatATGTTGAGAAAGTTCAGTGCCCTCTGGCGTTGACCCCTTGCACGGACGATGATGTGATACCGGAGCCTGATACAAGG CGCATATGGCAGACGAGGAGCATTTCGTTGGGTGTACCGGGGCGTGGCGCTCGTGGTGGTTCCGTGGACCGGGGAAGAGGTCGAGGTCGCGGGATGTACCTTGGCTATCAACGGTCAACCTCTTTCTACGACGATGAATCCAGGAGTGTGGGAAGA GGTGAACGACCATGGATGGAACGCAACGGAACAGGTGGAACACTCGGCGGCAGTGGCAGCGGCGGTGGAGGCGGCGCAAGCAGCGAGATAGATTGGAACAATTCTGCTACATCTCCTCGGAAGGAGTTCGGGGTGCGTCCACGTACGACGAACATGGAGAGTTGGCGTCGGTCCCGACCTGATGACGAACCAAGTGCAACGGATTGGCGCAGTGGCGGATTGAACACCAGTTTGTCTGGGTCTGGCGTACGAGAGAAGTGGAGCCGTTCGACTAGTTGGCGTGAGGAAGATAACGGTCCGAGTGAAAGCACCGGATTGGGTCGTTCCGGGATGCATGGTATGCACTCGTCCGCCAGTAGCGAACGGATAATACCGGGCTCGGGCGGGTACAAACCGCGGCTTTCCGCACTGAGTGGAGTTGGTGCTGGTGAACTGAACACCAGTGGGGGATCGGTAAGTGCATTAAGACGTCACTGGGACACGGATGATCAACTTCCCGAGTGGGCGACGGAAAATCCCTCAGATTATGGGGGAAGTTTTGATGCAAGTGGGGCATTCCATGATTCCGATAACGACATCGATGGTCGACTCGACGACGACGGAGGAAAAGATAACCACGAGGACAAGAAGGAAGGATCATCTTCGTCGAGTTCGAGAAAAAGTGCCTCTTCGAAGGAGGGTAGTGCGACTAAGGAGGAGTTGCAAAACCATTTTACGGAGAAGGAGGACCTACTGGAAGACTCACTGAAGGACACCAGGAATGAGAACTTGCAAGCGGCGATGGATCAAAAAGATGAAATAGAATCAGATAAATCGAAGGATGACACAACTAGTGGCAAGGGACTGTCGTCATCCAGGGAATCCATTAGTTCACATCCTTCGTCGGTGGATGGTCCGAAGTCCACAAATGAAATGGCGGCTGAAATTGACACCCAGAAAGCGGCCGCCAGTGGTagtaataataaaaacattaatagtaatgtTACGCCCAGTGAAAACCACAACAGCAATGAGATGCACTCCAATGAGGAGCCAAAGAAATCTGCTTCTAGCTCTAGCGTAGATCGCATGCAAGAAGTAGCTGACGACATGGTGGCCCAATTGATCATGGACGACGAATACACGGGTACTAGTGACACTGACCCTACCCCAGTACCTCGATCGCTGGACAAATCCCCTGTTCTTGGTCCCCAAATTCCACTTAATTTGCTGCTCTCAAAGGAGACTGTCGCAATGCAGCAACTATTTGGTGGTAGCGGAACTAGTGGTAATCGGAGTATGCTGTTATCGGACGTGAATCGGTCAATGCTGCATGGAGTTAGTCCGCAGATACCACCGATGCATCCTGGAACAGAAATCTGGTATTACAGAGATCCACAGGGTAAGGTTCAGGGACCATTCCCGGCATCGGAGATGACCGAATGGTATCGCGCCGGATATTTCGATGATTCTCTTTCGGTGCGTCGTGCATGTGACGAAATTTACACGACTTTGGGTACATTGGTAGCTCTCTGTGGTGGTGCCATTCCATTCTTGAACTCTATGACCATAGCACCGTTCAAGAGCAGCACTGTAAACCACAAACAACAACAGCCGCAACCTCCTCAAGTTCCAACCAGTTCATTCCAACAACAGAAATCTGCCTCTGCGTTGCAGCATCTTCAGCAGCAACCACAATCTCTCGATACGGACCTATCATCGGCTCAGTTTCAGTACACTAAGAAGCTTCATCTATTGCGCCAGCACAATTTGGTCATGCAGAAACTAACATCGACTGAAGGTTGGCCGTTGCTTTCCCAAGAGCAGCAGAATGCAATCATCACCCAGCATATGGCTCAGCTGCAACTGACCGATAACATGTTGATATCACCGTCCTTATCGACGACGACCAGCTCTTCGAATGCGCCAAATCCGGGAAGTATTTTCGGTGGAGTCGTAGCGCCACAAGAGTCCCTAGTCAATCTCAAACAAgctcaacagcagcaacagcagcaacaacaagcACAGCAATCGCAAGCTCAGCAGCAACAACCGCCTGGTCAGCATCCTGCTCTTGAGCAGCTGCAGAAATCCAACAGTCTTACCAATGCGTTCCAAAAAATGCAAATGCCCGACTTTGGACAACCGCAACCCGGGCGCCCCATGCTTG GTAATTTGAACGTCGATCCCACTGCCGGCCATGATCATCTGGGGCAACTGATtcataatattaattttaaccATCAACCTCCAGTACAAAACCTCCCACTTGGCTCCAATATGCTGCTGAAGCATAACTTGATTGGTAACCTCACgacgcaacagcagcagcagcaacaacaatcgCAACAGTCGCAGGCACCAAAACCGAATATTGAGAGCGATGCAATACAATCGTTATTAATGCAACTATCGATGCataaacaacagcagcagcaacaacaaccacCACCGCAGCCGGTGAAAACACCAGTAGAACTAATGTCTCCCTGGTTGCAGACGCAAACTATGCCTCCCCAGCAAAACCAACAACCGGGTTTACGTTCCCTAAGCACTGGCTGGGGTGACTTACCACCAACAAGCGCCTCCTTTGGTTCACTTTTGCAACCACAGCAGACATCCCAACCCCAGCCGCAGCCCCAACCCCACCTGGGAGGGCATCCGCTGGTGAATGCGGCAAGTGCGGCTGCCAATGAACCGCAGGCTCCCTCGGTTGTTTCATTGTTCAAGCATCACCAACAGACCGAGAAGCAAAACCACGAAAAAATGGTTTCTGAGTCTCAACAGCAACATttacatcagcagcagcagcaacaacaattgcaacatcaacaacagttgcagcagcagcagcagcagcagcatcatcatcagcagcaacaacatcatcatcagcagcaacaacatcatcatcatcaacagcatcagcagcaacaacaacaacaacaacaacaacaacaacagcagcagctgcAACAACTTCCACAAACAAATCATCAGCAGAATCCATTGTTTGAACGTACCACACAGAAGCAGCAGATTGACGCTATAGCCCAACATCAGCATCAACCaccgcagcaacaacaacaaccgcaACAGCAACAGTATGTTCAAAAACCTCCGAAGGAAGATAGAAAAGAACAGGAGCACTCGATCCAACAGCAAGAGGTgatccaacaacaacaacatgttgcatcacaacaacagcagcaacaacaacaacaaccgcaGCATTTCCAGCAGTCGGTAAAGGCTGAGAAACCAACGGTAAAGCCAAACAACAATAACATCAGCAAGAGTGTCAACAACATTGAAATCGACGAACAACATGCCactcagcaacagcagcagcagcaaacagGTAAACCAACTCCACAGAAAGGAAACaaaaagcagcagcagcagcagcagatcaatcaacaacaacaacaacagtccAAGCAACAGCACGATGATGACCAGGGTGAGTTCATCAATATGAAGAAGGAAATCGAGGAGAAGAAACGCCAGAAAGAGCTCAAGAAGCAACAGCAGGAGGAGATCAAGCGCAAACAGCTCGAGGACAAGAAAAAGCAGGAAGAGCTTGAAGCTCAGAAGAAGGCAAAGTTGCTCGAAACTCAACGCCGGGAAGCGCTCAAGATTCAGGAACAGCAACGTCCGGTTACGAAGGTTGCCCCGTGGTCTGCGTCGGCTGCTGAAACCGTTAACAGCGGACCAAGTCTGGCCGAGATACAGAAGGCAGAGCGCGAACGTCGGGTTGCTTTGGCACGCCAGGAGCAGTCACTGCgcgaacagcaacagcagcaggagaTGATTGAGCTGCAGTCTCAGCTCGACAGTAAGCTCAAGTGGAATGCCCAGAATTTGCTGCCACAGAACATCAAATCGCTGGCTGAGATTCAGGCCGAGGAAGCTGCCGCTGCGGAAAGAGCTCGCGAGAAGAATGTTTCTGCCATTACCGCAGCTGCCATTGCAGCTTCCTCTTCGAAGAGTTCGAAGAAAGAGGATTTGCTTGGAACTGCCGTCTGGCAGAGCCAGGGCAATGTTCTAACCTGGAATACTGCCAAATTGTGGGGAAACTCGAGCGAGGATCAGAACAATGTCAGCTCGGGTGGTTTCTGGGAGGAACCGAATCCTTCGAACAAGAACGGCCGTCAGAAGCAGAATCAGCAGCACCAGTCTCATCATCTGCAGCAGACTCAGAACCAAAAGCAGATGCTGAGCAAGAGCAAGACGATGGGTAGCATCTCGACTGCCTCTTCTTCGAATGCTGTAGCAGCCGctaagcagcagcaacagcagcagaagaatcagcagcagcagcagcagcagggtAAAAATGTTGCCCCTGGGAAGGGAGTTGGTGCTGGAAAGAGTGCCACTGGTTCTGCTGGCGCTGGTGGTGATCGGAAGGAGCGCATCCAGACTGCTAGTGAACAGACTAATGAGTTCACTAGCTGGTGCACTCGTGCGTTGACTTCTCTCAACAGTGATGTCGATA ttccaACATTCGTTGGCTTCTTGCAGGATATTGAATCGCCGTTCGAGGTGAAGGATTACATTAGACTCTATCTTG GCGAGACAAAGGAATGCTCTGAGTTTGCTAAACAATTCCTGGAAAGACGCTCCAAGTATAAGAATTTGATGCGCCAGAAAAACGCCCACATCGACGATATGTGCAAGCCGGCTCCGGCCATCAATCCGTCGTCCAACGATTTCCAAGAGATCAAG GGCAAAGGCAAGAAGGTGAAGAAAAACAAGATGACCAAGCTTGATAATCGAATTTTGGGCTTCTCGGTGACCGCCGCCCCGGACCGTCTGAACGTGGGCGACCGCGACTACGGCGACAATGCTTAa